One window of the Pempheris klunzingeri isolate RE-2024b chromosome 10, fPemKlu1.hap1, whole genome shotgun sequence genome contains the following:
- the tlr7 gene encoding toll-like receptor 7, which produces MFFHMMCVALLGQWCCLSTTASISYPKTLPCDVSEANNGSVVKVDCTERSLKDIPPGIPRDTTNLTLTINHIPKLNSTSFHGLENLTEIDMRCNCVPIKIGPKDRMCTESVTIEESTFTSLRNLRALYLDGNQLYSIPKGLPSNLILLSLEVNHIYKISKANLSEIRNVEMLYLSQNCYYRNPCNASYEIEEGAFLQLNNLTLLCLKSNNLSFIPHQLPTSLRELYLYNNNIEGVTDEDFKNLTNLEILDISGNCPRCYNAPFPCNPCPNNSPLNISKTAFKMLTKLKTLRMHSNSLTCVPAEWFASTRELRVLDLSSNFLAREIGVTAFPSFLGKLEELDLSFNYELQRYPQTLRLNCSFSSLKSLRILRLKGYVFQQLKLDSIAPLKPLTNLEVVDLGTNFIKMTNLSVLMELKSFKIISLSDNKISSPSDGQDTVGFTGGEPLYWSPMTSAAQYQSNEVREIHYFRYDEYARSCKYKDKELGTITSLVKQECSQFGKTLDVSRNNIFFLHSRFLNLGELRCLNLSGNAMSQSLNGSEFTYLTNLQYLDFSSNRLDLLYSTAFQELKSLVILDISNNNHYFESEGLTHMLNFTRNLKNLKTLLMNHNQISTSTNTELESQSLERLEFIGNRLDMLWRDGDTRYVNYFKKLLNLTVLDISQNNLNFIPLEVFSGLPDKLSELYIKKNKLKSFSWGKLQFLHSLRVLDLSGNSLTTVPRVLSNCTKSLKKLILQKNQILKLTPDFLKDAYNLKYLDLSSNRLQHIEKSSFPDDVVNQMDMLLLHKNRFLCTCNATWFVTWLNSTTVTIPKLATDVTCSNPGAQRGHPVISVDLLACQHSYLSIILYTLMTSLVLSFLTLSISSHLFLWDVWYIYHFCRAKLKGYGRMYSPSSEYDAFVIYDKEDLAVSEWVLQEMCVHLEDRGDRCLTLCLEERDWIPGCPLIDNLSQSIHKSKRTVFILTNKYIKSGKFKIAFYMANQRLMDEKNDVIVLIFLEKIPCNSRYLRLRKRLYKRSLLEWPTNPQAQPYFWFSLRSVLATESHKQYNNLFKETL; this is translated from the exons ATGTTCTTCCACATG ATGTGTGTGGCACTGCTGGGCCAGTGGTGCTGTCTCTCCACGACGGCTAGCATTTCTTACCCCAAAACTCTGCCATGTGATGTTAGCGAGGCCAACAACGGGAGTGTGGTGAAGGTGGACTGCACTGAAAGAAGCCTCAAAGATATTCCCCCTGGCATCCCCAGAGACACTACCAATCTGACGCTCACCATCAACCACATTCCTAAGTTAAACTCCACCTCCTTTCACGGTCTGGAGAACCTGACTGAGATTGACATGAGGTGCAACTGTGTGCCCATCAAAATTGGCCCCAAGGACCGCATGTGCACTGAGAGTGTGACAATAGAGGAAAGTACCTTTACCAGCCTGAGGAATCTGCGAGCTCTGTATCTGGATGGCAATCAGCTCTACAGTATACCTAAAGGCCTGCCTTCAAATCTGATTCTCCTGAGTTTGGAAGTGAATCACATTTATAAAATATCTAAAGCAAACCTCTctgagatcagaaatgttgAGATGCTTTACCTCAGTCAAAACTGCTATTATCGTAACCCATGTAATGCTTCCTACGAAATAGAGGAAGGTGCATTTTTACAGCTTAACAATTTAACATTGTTATGCCTTAAGTCAAATAACTTATCCTTTATTCCACATCAGCTACCCACAAGTCTGAGGGAGTTGTATCTCTACAACAATAACATCGAAGGAGTCACCGATGAGGACTTCAAAAACCTGACTAACCTTGAGATTCTAGATATTAGCGGAAACTGTCCCAGATGTTACAATGCTCCTTTCCCATGCAACCCGTGCCCAAATAATTCTCCGCTTAACATCAGCAAGACAGCTTTTAAAATGCTGACAAAACTGAAGACGCTCCGCATGCACAGTAACTCTCTGACATGTGTGCCTGCTGAGTGGTTTGCCAGCACAAGAGAGCTGAGAGTACTTGATCTCTCGTCAAACTTTTTAGCAAGAGAGATAGGAGTCACCGCCTTCCCGAGCTTTCTGGGCAAACTGGAGGAACTGGACCTTTCGTTTAACTATGAGCTTCAGAGGTACCCTCAGACACTGAGACTGAACTGCAGCTTCTCCTCCCTCAAATCCCTCAGAATTCTGAGACTAAAGGGCTACGTGTTTCAGCAGCTAAAACTGGACAGCATCGCTCCTTTAAAACCTTTAACAAACTTGGAGGTCGTGGATCTGGGTACAAACTTCATTAAGATGACTAACCTTAGTGTTCTGATGGAATtgaaaagctttaaaataatCAGTCTGTCTGACAACAAAATATCTTCCCCCTCTGACGGCCAAGATACCGTTGGTTTCACTGGAGGAGAGCCCTTGTACTGGTCTCCCATGACATCTGCTGCTCAGTACCAAAGTAATGAAGTGAGAGAGATTCATTACTTCAGATATGATGAATATGCACGCAGCTGCAAATACAAAGATAAAGAACTTGGGACTATTACATCCCTTGTCAAACAGGAATGTAGTCAATTTGGCAAAACCCTCGATGTGAGCAGAAACAACATATTCTTTTTGCATTCAAGATTTTTAAATCTTGGAGAGTTGAGATGCCTTAATCTGTCTGGGAACGCAATGAGCCAAAGTCTGAATGGCTCTGAATTTACCTATCTGACTAATTTACAGTATCTGGACTTCTCCTCAAATCGCCTGGACCTGCTCTACTCCACTGCATTCCAAGAGCTAAAAAGTCTGGTCATCCTGGATATAAGTAATAACAACCATTATTTTGAGTCAGAGGGCTTGACGCACATGCTTAATTTCACTAGGAATTTGAAAAATCTCAAGACACTGCTGATGAACCACAATCAGATCTCTACTTCCACTAACACGGAGCTGGAGAGCCAATCTCTAGAGAGGTTAGAGTTCATAGGTAACCGGCTAGACATGCTGTGGAGAGATGGAGACACCAGATATGTCAATTATTTCAAGAAATTACTTAATCTGACCGTCCTCGACATCTCTCAGAACAACCTCAATTTCATTCCACTGGAAGTGTTCAGCGGCCTTCCGGACAAACTGTCTGAGctctacataaaaaaaaacaaattaaaatccTTTTCTTGGGGGAAACTACAATTTCTACATTCTTTGCGAGTCTTAGATCTCAGTGGAAACAGCTTAACTACTGTTCCACGCGTGCTGTCAAACTGTACCAAATCTCTCAAGAAGCTCATTTTACAAAAGAACCAAATCCTAAAACTCACACCAGATTTCCTCAAGGACGCCTATAACTTGAAGTATCTGGATCTCAGTTCTAATCGCCTGCAGCACATTGAAAAATCTAGCTTTCCAGATGATGTTGTTAATCAGATGGACATGCTGCTTCTGCACAAAAACAGATTCCTGTGCACTTGCAACGCCACTTGGTTTGTTACATGGCTCAACAGCACCACAGTGACCATCCCCAAGCTGGCCACAGATGTCACCTGCAGCAATCCAGGAGCACAAAGAGGTCATCCGGTGATCTCAGTGGACCTATTGGCCTGCCAGCACAGCTACCTGTCAATCATCCTCTACACCCTCATGACTTCTCTCGTGCTGAGCTTCCTCACACTGTCCATCTCCAGCCATCTCTTCCTGTGGGACGTCTGGTACATCTACCATTTCTGCAGGGCCAAGCTCAAAGGGTATGGCCGCATGTACTCCCCGAGCTCCGAGTACGATGCCTTTGTGATATACGACAAGGAGGATCTCGCCGTGTCAGAGTGGGTGCTGCAGGAAATGTGCGTTCATCTGGAGGACCGTGGAGACCGTTGCCTGACGCTGTGTCTGGAGGAAAGGGACTGGATCCCTGGATGCCCCCTGATCGACAATCTCTCCCAGAGCATCCACAAGAGTAAGAGGACTGTGTTCATCCTCAccaacaaatacattaaaagcGGCAAGTTCAAGATCGCTTTCTACATGGCCAACCAGAGGCTAATGGACGAAAAGAATGATGTAATCGTACTGATCTTTTTGGAGAAAATACCTTGCAATTCAAGGTACCTGAGATTAAGGAAGAGACTGTACAAGCGGTCCCTCCTGGAGTGGCCAACAAATCCTCAAGCCCAGCCGTACTTCTGGTTCAGCCTGAGAAGTGTATTAGCAACAGAAAGCCACAAACAATACAACAATCTCTTTAAAGAGACGCTGTAA
- the LOC139208669 gene encoding toll-like receptor 8, whose amino-acid sequence MIHKTGKVNCFQGSHSRTMRNQYSIRTMAVTCWMHFLLFCLWCHEIQRAACKPAWMSPRFPCDVIPHNTSKVRFNCGGRHLHNVPFGITSNATELNLSENYIKNISVNVFSNLPNLTQLDLSWANKNKYLIIAANAFKNLTKLHELKLTGNCLKEIPSYLPPSVEILELNNNKITFLDNNSLAGLTSVRHLWLSKNCYFWNPCGISVMIMRNRFAVMTKLQALGLSFNNLTEVPKGLPQSLCTLKLASNYIQHVCENDFLGLQNLTTLEIQGNCPRCQNAPYPCIPCQNTSISIHPNAFHNLTKLESLNLGGNSLKHLNPSWFERLRNLKQLLLSFNFLLEPITENGAFLNYLPKLEKIDISFNFALKLYPTTLNLSKEFSNLSSLRTLHMQGLVFQNIEPDTLRSLYGLKHLSTLNLGTNFIIHSDSTIFSKFSHLKLIYLAENRLYPTPVKGVPPPSEGSNQRPDNSISPLIKPYAKDFRYEISHSLIKQECFDSGRVLILSSNNLFFISPKQFEGYGNIACLNLSGNGFSAALNGTEFSSLPNLTYLDLSFNKIDLAYDNAFRELKKLQVLDLSHNPHYFQAYGVTHNLNFSKYLPALRVLNMSHNSISTLTTKMMHSKSLTELQFTNNYLGTLWKERDGSYKMLFTNLTNLTVLDISHNSISKIPDNVYEYLPHNLTILRITHNSLTDFNWDKLRCFHRLQILDLSFNCLSNITGISSNVTHTLTILDLSHNHIFHLDNEFLKGAKTLKTLSLSYNKLTIINQSTFQPRPENQIQTLFLQKNPFQCTCDSLDFILWIENSDVKIPRLTTEVTCDTPAKQKGQALIYFDINQCVNDSQAFLIYILTSSFIIIFMFVTTVAHLFYWDVSYVLHYMKAKMKGYRSLNSTDSVYDVFVTYDTGDLHVSEWVMNNLRVKLEEEGEKHLPLCLEERDWPPGVPLVDNLTQSIRYSRKTLFVLTEGYVKTGAFRLAMYLAHQRLLDENIDVIMLLMLEPVLQQSHFLRLRRRLCGESVVEWPRTAAAEPWFWQNLRNVVRVDNQVMYNKTYSKYFTNNKQMHEWLKLKYDMRASASMSDKPDIQEVTTFDKSKLKKTETQEKNTLPTKETIEQEKSES is encoded by the exons ATGATACACAAGACGGGCAAAGTCAACTGTTTTCAAGGCAGTCATTCAAGGACCATGAGGAATCAGTACAGTATACGCACAATG GCTGTCACATGTTGGATGCACTTCCTGCTCTTCTGTCTGTGGTGCCATGAGATCCAGCGTGCTGCTTGTAAACCTGCATGGATGTCACCGCGGTTCCCTTGTGATGTCATACCCCACAATACCTCTAAGGTCCGGTTTAACTGTGGAGGGCGTCATCTGCATAACGTACCATTCGGGATAACAAGTAATGCAACGGAGCTCAATTTATCTGAAAATTACATTAAGAACATTTCAGTTAATGTATTTTCAAACCTGCCGAACCTGACTCAGCTCGATCTCAGCTGGGCAAACAAGAACAAATATCTGATCATTGCCgcaaatgctttcaaaaatctGACAAAACTGCATGAACTGAAACTGACTGGCAATTGTCTGAAAGAAATTCCCAGCTATCTCCCACCCAGCGTGGAAATCCTTGAGCTAAACAATAACAAGATTACGTTTTTGGATAACAACAGCCTTGCCGGCTTAACAAGCGTGAGACATTTATGGTTATCCAAAAACTGCTACTTCTGGAATCCTTGTGGGATATCTGTTATGATTATGCGTAACCGTTTTGCAGTTATGACCAAACTGCAGGCTTTGGGTTTGTCCTTTAACAACTTAACTGAAGTTCCTAAAGGATTACCCCAGTCATTATGCACGTTAAAGCTAGCTTCTAACTACATACAGCACGtatgtgaaaatgattttcttgGGCTACAAAATTTAACTACCCTAGAAATACAAGGGAACTGTCCAAGATGTCAAAATGCTCCATATCCATGTATTCCTTGCCAAAACACTTCTATTAGCATCCATCCCAACGCATTTCACAATCTAACAAAGCTTGAGAGCCTGAACCTGGGAGGAAACTCACTGAAACACCTGAATCCCTCGTGGTTTGAGAGGCTGAGAAATCTAAAACAATTGTTGCTGTCATTTAACTTCTTACTGGAGCCAATTACAGAGAACGGAGCATTTCTGAATTACCTTCCCAAGTTAGAAAAAATTGATATCTCGTTCAACTTTGCCCTCAAGTTATATCCTACAACATTAAATCTTTCAAAAGAGTTTTCAAATCTTTCATCACTTAGGACGTTGCACATGCAGGGTTTGGTCTTCCAGAATATCGAACCAGACACACTCAGATCTTTGTATGGGCTCAAACATCTGTCTACACTGAATTTAGGGACAAACTTCATTATTCACTCGGATTCCACCATATTCAGCAAATTCTCCCACCTGAAACTGATATACCTTGCAGAAAACAGGCTGTATCCCACGCCAGTGAAAGGTGTCCCCCCTCCAAGTGAGGGATCCAATCAGAGGCCGGACAATTCCATTTCACCGCTCATAAAACCCTATGCAAAAGATTTCCGCTACGAGATATCGCACAGCCTTATCAAGCAAGAGTGCTTTGACTCTGGACGAGTGCTAATCCTCAGCTCCAATAATCTGTTCTTCATTTCTCCAAAGCAATTTGAGGGCTATGGAAATATTGCATGTCTCAACCTTTCAGGAAATGGATTTTCAGCGGCACTTAATGGGACAGAGTTCTCCTCGCTGCCTAATCTAACATACCTGGACCTCTCCTTCAATAAGATCGATCTGGCCTATGACAACGCCTTCCGAGAACTTAAGAAACTACAAGTGCTGGATCTCAGTCACAATCCTCACTACTTTCAAGCATACGGTGTTACgcataatttaaatttttcaaaatatctgCCTGCCCTGAGAGTGCTAAATATGAGTCATAACTCCATTTCCACATTAACGACAAAAATGATGCACAGCAAATCATTAACAGAGCTTCAGTTTACAAATAATTACCTTGGAACTCTTTGGAAAGAAAGAGATGGCTCCTACAAGATGCTTTTCACCAACCTTActaatttgacagttttagaTATATCCCACAACAGCATTTCAAAGATTCCAGACAATGTCTATGAATATTTGCCACATAATCTCACCATACTACGCATAACACACAACTCACTTACTGACTTTAATTGGGACAAACTGAGGTGTTTCCATCGGCTTCAAATTTTAGACCTGAGTTTCAACTGTTTATCTAATATCACAGGTATAAGCTCGAACGTCACCCACACTTTAACTATCCTTGACCTGAGTCATAACCACATTTTCCACTTGGATAATGAATTTCTAAAAGGTGCGAAAACCCTCAAGACTCTTAGCCTCAGCTACAACAAGCTGACTATCATCAATCAGTCCACCTTCCAACCGCGGCCTGAAAATCAGATTCAGACTTTGTTCTTGCAGAAAAACCCGTTCCAGTGTACCTGTGATTCATTAGATTTCATTCTGTGGATTGAAAACAGCGATGTAAAGATCCCTAGGCTGACCACTGAGGTGACATGTGACACGCCTGCAAAACAGAAGGGTCAAGCTCTGATATATTTTGACATTAACCAGTGTGTAAATGACAGTCAGGCGTTCTTGATCTACATTCTCACAAGTTccttcattattatttttatgtttgtgaCAACAGTTGCACACTTGTTTTACTGGGATGTCTCCTATGTCCTACACTATATGAAAGCTAAGATGAAGGGGTACAGATCCCTGAACTCAACAGACAGCGTTTATGACGTCTTTGTGACTTATGACACTGGAGATTTGCACGTCTCCGAGTGGGTGATGAACAATCTGCGAGTGAAActggaagaagaaggagagaagcatcttcctctgtgtctggaGGAGAGGGATTGGCCCCCGGGAGTCCCACTGGTAGATAACCTCACTCAGAGCATCAGATACAGTCGCAAGACCCTGTTTGTCTTAACGGAGGGCTACGTCAAGACCGGGGCTTTCAGGCTGGCTATGTATCTGGCCCACCAAAGACTGCTAGATGAAAACATAGATGTGATCATGCTGCTCATGCTGGAGCCTGTTCTGCAGCAGTCTCACTTCCTGCGCTTGAGGAGGAGGTTGTGTGGGGAAAGTGTTGTGGAGTGGCCGAGGACAGCCGCCGCGGAGCCCTGGTTTTGGCAAAACCTGAGGAACGTGGTGAGAGTGGACAATCAGGTGATGTACAACAAGACGTATTCAAAGTACTTCACCAACAAC aaacaaaTGCACGAATGGCTCAAGTTAAAATACGATATGAG agcCTCTGCAAGCATGTCTGACAAACCCGACATCCAAGAAGTCACAACCTTTGACAAGTCCAAGCTGAAGAAGACTGAGACTCAAGAGAAGAACACACTGCCAACCAAAGAGA CCATCGAGCAGGAGAAGTCGGAGTCATAA